CACGGCAATACGGTATGATAAGAAATTTTACTCCCGAATTTAAATCCTTACCAGTACTTTCGAACTGGATATATAATTTGGATCGTATTTTTGATTCTGCGTTTTCCCCACATGTCTTGTCAGACCATGTTCGGCTATTGAGACCAGATGAATCAGACATTGACTCCGATGGACATCTAAAGCAAAGTATAGGAAGGCAGCTCTGGGATAACGTTACAATGCCAATATCAATGACATACGATGCAATCAGCGAAGTTGGAAACTTAGCTGGCATTAATGCTGTGGTTCATGGAATAAACAAAATAACTACTGGGTTAAATACAATGACCAATAAGTTTGCTTGGCCTAAATCGAAAACTGCTTCTCCAGACCTAAAGTCTCCATCAGTGAGACACGGTTTTTTAATTTCAGCATTGTCATTGGATAGCCTGCCAGAAGCCTACAAATACAGGAGATTTCAGCTTCAATTCGAATCAGACAACTCCCCTCCAAAATGGTATAAGGTGTTGTTTTGGCACTATAATGATTACTTGTTTACACTCATATTTGAGGATGATTTTAAGAGAATATGGGATCCAAAGTACCTAGAAGAGCTGAACATTAAGCTTTTTGAATCAATGACGATACTACAAGAATCTGTGGTTAACCCGCAAGGCGATTCTGATAAATTTGCATACGCAGTTTTAAACAAGGAAACGAACCGTATTGAGAGCTCAATTCCAACAACAAATTTTAATAGGAAAGATGACTCTACGAGTAGCCCACTGCAACTTATAGTTTCCGGGATAGACGACACGTTACGTTTTCTGGTATCAGATCAAGTATCACCATCGACAACTCTTTCATTCTCTACTCTCCCCCCTACGCAAAATTCGCCCGATGATGCTGCCAGTAGAACAAGAAGTACTGGAGAAAACTCAGAAACCATCCGCAACCCCAAAGCAGGCGGAGTTAATATTTTCAACTGGAAAAGCAGCACTGAGAAGCCCCACAGAGTGACATCAAAAGCAGACAACGACACATCTTTTAGCTCATTAAGCTATGAAAAACTACTAGAACTCAATGTCGAACTCTGCAAAATGTACTCAGGCGTTTTAAAATCTGAATGTAAAAGAGATTCAGTAATGGAAGAAAAGTTGATAAAATTAAGTAACGGGATATTATGCTATATTGGTGTCTCGTCAAAAGAAGTCGTGGTCATTGTAAAGAACTGGTTCCTCGAAGACAGAAACGTCAAGTACCTCAAACCCGGGATGAACAAACGTGATACAAACATAATGATTAATAGTCTCGGGAAAGACGTCAGAAAATGGTGGGACGATAGATCAACAAAACTTTGACTTTATAATAAAAATAACTCTCAATCGTCATAAAAATCTCCAAATATTAAATCATGGAGAAGCAACAACCTAGACGTGCGCTTCGATACGCTAGGTGTCTCAGGCATCATGTTGAAAGTAAATTCATTCTCAATCTCATCTGTCCACCTTTCAATCTCACCCGCTTTATTATTATCAACACATAGAACTTCTAGATTAGAACTATCCCCTCTCTTTTCAATCTCCGCCAGAGATCTTCTTTTTTCGGTCGCACATTCTTCATTGTTACAACCTTCATTTTCCCAGTCACACTTAAAGCCACACCTTGAACAATCAGGCTTATGTGATGTAGCCTTAGCACACGATGAACTAACGCAATGTCCAAAATCAAACAAGTTACTCAGCTCGAACAAGTTGTGTTCGCCGTACCTAACGGTAGAATCGCTGTTTTTTCTCGACTTCCTGATTCTATTCTTTGAGTGGTGATCGCTACCCACATGTTCCACCCGTCCCAGCGGAGCATAATTCATTTTGACCGATACAGAGCATTAAATATTACTTGTAACTCTGACGAATTCTGACCCGACTCATGAATTCCTGTTCACAACGTAGTCATATATACAATAGCAAACTTATACACCTAAATTCTATAACGACGCCATTGCCTGGTCTATGTTATACTAAACACAAGATAGTTCAATTATAATGTCCGAGCAATGCCGTGGGTGAATAGAGCAAATTAAGGCACAAGATAAACGTATTCCATATGTACAAGTAGTAAGTTATGTGTATTGTGTACTTCTTCCATTTAACAGTACTATCGCTATCATTAGTTACGTCAAATTACATTGGTAATATTACATGTCATACAATGTAGGGCATGGAAAGTTTTTGAAATCGCCGTAGCTGCTCATTTTGATAACCCTCGGACAATGTGCCTGCGCACTACGAGGAAAATCTACTCCCTATCCCCACATTATTTGGGTGACCAGCCGGACCTTTACCCCCACAGCTAATTTGCTGTATTAAATTTGACGCCCATTTGCAGCTCATGTGCTACAATTTCATCCAAACCGGAGAGTAGATCCACACACTCTGGGTCTGGCACTGGATCTTTGCCGCCTTTCCAAATATAGTAATAGCCCAGAAAAATACCGATGTCCATAAAGATCATAAAGTAGCTGAAAAGGAAGTCTTTCACTGTCCACAACGATTTGTAAAAAACTGTGTATCCTTGTAGGAAAATAAGCACAAACACGGAGATCATTGCAACGTAGGTAGTGTATGGTTGACCGCGTGACTTGAAAGGGAGGGCCGGAAGTGATGGCATTTGTATTAGATAAGCCCTTCTAAAGTACAGATATATGAGACAGAGGAAAAGGAAATTAATTAGCTGTGACGCTGTAATTAAGCTTATCAGCCAATTCAGCACTACAGCACTGTTTTGATTAAGTTGTAGCAGACTTAGAAGTGCCCAAAACATGGAGGTGGCTACTGCGTAGATAGGGACGCCACGTGTTGTGCACCGCTTAAAGATTTTTGGAGCGTGACCTTCTACTGCTAGTCCGTAGAGAGTTCTGGATGAGCAATATGTGTAGGCGTTTCCCGCGGAAAAGGCAGATGATACCAGGGCGGCGTTGACGATGTCAGGGAGGATCTTAATTCCCAGGTTGTTCATTGCGATAACATAGGGGGATGATCCCGCGCCTGGGCGTGCCGAGTCAATGGCGGCTGTCAAGTTTGGATCATTTGGACTGCATACAATGCCCACGCAGAAGCATCCGCCGATAAATAGGAACGTCAGCCTAAGAAAAACCTGCTTGAAGGCAACGGGCAGCACTTTGCGGGGCAGAATAGTCTCACCTGCGATCATTGAGACATAATCTGGGCCCGCAACCGTGAACGATGCCTGTATAATGCAAGCTAGGAAGCCTTGTAAGTAGCCTGCGCTGCTGCTCTGAGTGGTGCTACCGTTTGGGAAATACTGCTTAAACGGGGTTTCTTTGAAATTCCGAAAGCCATAGGCGCTATGCATAGGATTACAACCGACCATTGTCAGGAATGTAAAAGCAAAAAGCCCCACCGCGAGTACGATCTTAAAACTAGCTAGCCAGAACTCGATTTCGCCGTAATAGCGAACAGTAAATATGTTTATCAGCATATACAATACGACTTGTATCGTCAAAGTGATTGCTGCGGAATAGTCATCCCGCCAGTAGTGTAGCATTGTATTCACGCTGACTATTTCAAATGGTATTTGCACACACTCCAGAAACCAGAAGTTCCATGCTGCAGTCATTGTAAATGAGTCGTTGATGCATCGTGACGCCATTGTGATGCAGGGCGAATTCACGGGGAGGTAGCAAACCATTTCAGCCGTGGAAACTGTAATACATAGTATCGGTATACTCCACACTATAAAGCCAAGTAGCAAAGATGCTGGACCTCCACGAT
The Eremothecium sinecaudum strain ATCC 58844 chromosome II, complete sequence DNA segment above includes these coding regions:
- the CCZ1 gene encoding Ccz1p (Syntenic homolog of Ashbya gossypii AAR040C; Syntenic homolog of Saccharomyces cerevisiae YBR131W (CCZ1)); its protein translation is MEFIAVYNPKLCHKEGEEWKQVLLYHSFQETNDEPIPLNEKLSLIGIMQGIWNFTHNFSMNSADLSMKYIDTRLDHCRLLAVEVERDYFLAFGVEDDNYYPSAYYIKELYHSYNFFCMKCGSMGSFRSSEELTDKLNEYFVTYWYDLMLLPEAIYASNLTNVYWHEGFKVGELDICTTQWETYIKHQILLDDESYLGLKDICVYKLPRDRQNHPRQYGMIRNFTPEFKSLPVLSNWIYNLDRIFDSAFSPHVLSDHVRLLRPDESDIDSDGHLKQSIGRQLWDNVTMPISMTYDAISEVGNLAGINAVVHGINKITTGLNTMTNKFAWPKSKTASPDLKSPSVRHGFLISALSLDSLPEAYKYRRFQLQFESDNSPPKWYKVLFWHYNDYLFTLIFEDDFKRIWDPKYLEELNIKLFESMTILQESVVNPQGDSDKFAYAVLNKETNRIESSIPTTNFNRKDDSTSSPLQLIVSGIDDTLRFLVSDQVSPSTTLSFSTLPPTQNSPDDAASRTRSTGENSETIRNPKAGGVNIFNWKSSTEKPHRVTSKADNDTSFSSLSYEKLLELNVELCKMYSGVLKSECKRDSVMEEKLIKLSNGILCYIGVSSKEVVVIVKNWFLEDRNVKYLKPGMNKRDTNIMINSLGKDVRKWWDDRSTKL
- a CDS encoding HBL103Cp (Syntenic homolog of Ashbya gossypii AAR039W; NOHBY108; No homolog in Saccharomyces cerevisiae; Syntenic homolog of Kluyveromyces lactis KLTH0F11330g), which encodes MNYAPLGRVEHVGSDHHSKNRIRKSRKNSDSTVRYGEHNLFELSNLFDFGHCVSSSCAKATSHKPDCSRCGFKCDWENEGCNNEECATEKRRSLAEIEKRGDSSNLEVLCVDNNKAGEIERWTDEIENEFTFNMMPETPSVSKRTSRLLLLHDLIFGDFYDD
- the AGP2 gene encoding Agp2p (Syntenic homolog of Ashbya gossypii AAR038W; Syntenic homolog of Saccharomyces cerevisiae YBR132C (AGP2)); the protein is MNGSINTLEYGMKKTIPKNSDLESNECALIESDSTLTHFNVTQRKLKNRHVQLISISGVVGTALFVAIGKALYRGGPASLLLGFIVWSIPILCITVSTAEMVCYLPVNSPCITMASRCINDSFTMTAAWNFWFLECVQIPFEIVSVNTMLHYWRDDYSAAITLTIQVVLYMLINIFTVRYYGEIEFWLASFKIVLAVGLFAFTFLTMVGCNPMHSAYGFRNFKETPFKQYFPNGSTTQSSSAGYLQGFLACIIQASFTVAGPDYVSMIAGETILPRKVLPVAFKQVFLRLTFLFIGGCFCVGIVCSPNDPNLTAAIDSARPGAGSSPYVIAMNNLGIKILPDIVNAALVSSAFSAGNAYTYCSSRTLYGLAVEGHAPKIFKRCTTRGVPIYAVATSMFWALLSLLQLNQNSAVVLNWLISLITASQLINFLFLCLIYLYFRRAYLIQMPSLPALPFKSRGQPYTTYVAMISVFVLIFLQGYTVFYKSLWTVKDFLFSYFMIFMDIGIFLGYYYIWKGGKDPVPDPECVDLLSGLDEIVAHELQMGVKFNTAN